The Carnobacterium divergens genome includes a window with the following:
- a CDS encoding DUF4179 domain-containing protein, whose protein sequence is MDSKQIKEKINEIEVPIEEVRQALKLGIEQADSKRRKLLFGKKVAIGGSILIVACLLLLFTLPIKTLNSLAKVPIVHSIIEFRSEKGSVIKEEGDPTPVGVYVTDQGIKLTIDTIYRDGGQIDISYSYEGAPDLLTIDEIDNYAASKSIQLADSNLTVNLPREQVKIEYKNVLRNEKNVYFGKIIINYLDPADELKETLPLIATEINGVKGKWALKVPLKEVKTTLFEVDKLIHLNDEVQMKIDKIVQGKTTTTIQYSVVKPKEDDIAEIKMGIIEPGQSLQVFEGNPSHLYSDFYPSQLIKKVNLNNKEERSIYQLNLTNPPNENSVNAAVYIDYKGENLSHEFSESLPIFFQGPKGTLDFELYHYEVMDGQLLVDIKTKEEKKETVDIISTIDKWMPKIYSSKKASEFSKNDRTLNVRQYEEESKELLANLKEFELHHTVVEQLDENDHTVRIIFDLARAIHPVTHESVTIHEITNDNLFSVYLQKSSYTHDQVIEIPIAQP, encoded by the coding sequence ATGGATTCCAAACAAATTAAAGAAAAAATCAATGAAATTGAAGTGCCTATCGAAGAAGTGAGACAGGCACTAAAGTTGGGGATTGAACAAGCTGATTCAAAAAGAAGAAAGTTGCTTTTTGGAAAAAAAGTAGCAATTGGAGGAAGCATTCTTATAGTGGCCTGCCTGTTATTATTGTTTACCTTACCTATAAAAACATTAAATAGTTTGGCAAAAGTACCGATTGTTCATAGTATAATTGAATTCAGAAGCGAAAAAGGCAGTGTTATAAAAGAAGAAGGAGATCCAACTCCAGTGGGTGTTTATGTAACAGATCAAGGAATTAAGTTAACTATAGATACAATTTATCGAGATGGCGGACAAATTGACATTTCATACTCCTACGAAGGAGCACCTGATTTACTCACAATTGATGAGATTGATAATTACGCGGCTAGTAAGTCAATCCAATTAGCTGATAGTAATTTGACTGTAAATCTTCCACGTGAACAAGTTAAAATTGAGTATAAAAATGTCTTAAGAAATGAAAAGAATGTGTACTTTGGAAAAATAATAATCAACTACCTTGACCCAGCTGACGAGCTTAAAGAAACTCTTCCGCTCATTGCTACAGAGATTAATGGAGTAAAAGGGAAATGGGCGTTAAAAGTACCCCTTAAAGAAGTAAAAACAACTCTTTTTGAAGTTGATAAATTAATTCATTTAAATGATGAAGTACAAATGAAAATTGATAAAATTGTACAAGGGAAAACGACTACGACAATTCAATACAGCGTTGTTAAGCCAAAAGAGGACGATATTGCAGAGATAAAAATGGGTATTATTGAACCAGGTCAAAGCTTACAAGTATTTGAAGGAAATCCAAGTCATCTTTATAGCGACTTTTACCCGAGTCAGCTTATAAAAAAAGTAAATCTCAATAATAAAGAAGAACGTAGCATTTATCAATTAAATTTAACGAATCCACCAAATGAGAATTCAGTGAATGCTGCTGTTTATATTGATTATAAAGGAGAAAATCTAAGTCATGAGTTTTCAGAATCACTTCCAATTTTTTTTCAAGGACCAAAAGGGACATTGGATTTTGAACTCTATCATTATGAAGTAATGGATGGTCAGCTTCTTGTTGATATCAAAACCAAAGAAGAAAAAAAAGAAACGGTTGACATTATTTCTACAATAGACAAGTGGATGCCTAAAATTTATAGTTCAAAAAAAGCTAGCGAATTTTCAAAAAATGATAGAACACTGAATGTCAGACAGTATGAAGAAGAAAGCAAAGAATTATTAGCAAATTTGAAAGAGTTTGAGCTTCACCATACAGTGGTAGAGCAATTAGATGAAAACGATCATACAGTTAGAATTATTTTTGATTTAGCAAGGGCTATTCATCCAGTTACTCATGAATCTGTTACTATTCATGAAATAACAAACGATAATTTATTTTCAGTCTATCTTCAAAAAAGCTCTTACACCCATGATCAAGTTA